A stretch of Gemmatimonadota bacterium DNA encodes these proteins:
- a CDS encoding HAD family hydrolase yields the protein MNITAISFDVDQTLIDTDRVIMRSMESVRDELIKRVPGERTRNLTVEEMWSIRDQEEKDYVGKVRDFDEIRRRSFLRMLGHVGYTGPDLSTRLNEVYLRHRYNDIRPYEDVMPMLDALGTRFKLGLLSNGNNYPEYFGLEGRFDFAVYAQDIGIEKPDPRTFQIAAQRAGCSLDQLLHVGDSLVTDVEGAQAVGACAVWLNRNRAFNDLGIEPDYQIASLTELPALLSLD from the coding sequence GTGAACATCACCGCAATCTCCTTCGACGTCGACCAGACCCTGATCGACACGGACCGGGTCATCATGCGATCCATGGAATCCGTTCGCGATGAACTGATCAAGCGCGTACCGGGCGAGCGAACCCGAAACCTGACGGTAGAGGAGATGTGGTCTATTCGTGACCAGGAAGAAAAAGATTACGTGGGCAAGGTGAGAGACTTTGACGAGATTCGACGTAGGTCCTTCCTCAGGATGCTCGGTCATGTCGGATACACGGGACCCGATCTCTCGACGCGTCTCAACGAAGTGTATCTGCGACACCGGTACAACGACATCAGGCCTTACGAGGATGTCATGCCCATGCTCGATGCCCTCGGCACGCGCTTCAAACTCGGTCTGCTGTCGAACGGCAACAACTACCCGGAGTACTTCGGGTTGGAAGGACGTTTCGACTTTGCCGTCTACGCACAGGATATCGGAATCGAGAAACCGGATCCTAGGACCTTCCAGATCGCGGCGCAAAGGGCGGGTTGTAGCCTCGACCAACTGCTACACGTGGGCGATTCGCTGGTAACGGATGTCGAAGGCGCACAGGCTGTCGGTGCGTGCGCGGTGTGGTTGAACCGCAATCGCGCATTCAATGATCTGGGAATAGAACCCGATTATCAAATCGCTTCATTGACCGAACTTCCTGCCCTGTTAAGTCTGGATTGA
- a CDS encoding arylsulfatase, which produces MPNSTPNIIYILADDMGYGDMGCNNPDSKIPTPHLDLLAEGGMRFTDAHAPSSVCTPSRYALLTGRYCWRTPLQNSVLWPYDPPLIEPGRLTAAELLREQGYRTACIGKWHLGWEWATLDGKPAHEGTAVGRLDRELREGRERQVDFNAPMRGGPVDCGFDTYFGVDVPNFPPYTWFEQDRLAGEPTVPKPDEMFGWPGIMKQGWSLEEMIPAFIRRAVNYIESSGPDPFFLYFPLTSPHTPIVPNAPFIGRSGSGLYGDFVCEVDWVVGQIMAALERRGIADDTLLIFTSDNGPECAPAADGGSYEHARRHGHYSMGNLRGVKRDVWEGGHRVPFLARWPGVVPAGAVCDQLTTLGDFMATCADLTDVDLGEDEGEDSVSMLPLLQGKTGDPVRDFAVHHSCHGTFAIRRGNWVFIDAPDGDDNREPDWFKEERGYTAHDFPGELFDLDKDLSERVNRYGDHPDLVREMSQLLQRVKSEDIVERPSPAK; this is translated from the coding sequence ATGCCCAATTCCACGCCCAACATCATCTACATCCTCGCCGACGACATGGGATACGGCGACATGGGGTGCAACAACCCCGATTCGAAGATCCCGACGCCCCACCTGGACCTGCTCGCCGAGGGAGGCATGCGGTTCACCGACGCCCACGCCCCATCGAGCGTGTGCACCCCGAGCCGGTATGCCCTGCTGACCGGCCGCTACTGCTGGCGCACGCCCCTGCAGAACAGCGTCCTTTGGCCCTACGATCCGCCCCTGATCGAGCCCGGCCGCCTCACCGCGGCGGAATTGCTTCGCGAGCAGGGGTACCGCACCGCATGCATCGGGAAATGGCACCTCGGTTGGGAATGGGCTACCCTGGACGGGAAACCCGCCCACGAGGGCACGGCGGTGGGCAGGCTGGATCGGGAACTACGGGAGGGGCGGGAACGGCAGGTCGATTTCAACGCGCCCATGCGAGGGGGACCGGTCGACTGCGGATTCGACACGTACTTCGGCGTGGACGTACCGAATTTCCCGCCCTACACCTGGTTCGAGCAGGACCGGCTCGCCGGGGAGCCGACGGTACCTAAGCCCGACGAGATGTTCGGATGGCCCGGCATCATGAAACAGGGCTGGTCGCTCGAGGAGATGATCCCCGCTTTCATACGCCGCGCGGTCAACTACATCGAATCTTCCGGACCCGATCCGTTCTTCCTCTACTTCCCGCTCACGTCGCCCCACACGCCCATCGTGCCCAACGCGCCGTTCATCGGCCGGAGCGGTTCGGGACTCTACGGAGACTTCGTGTGCGAGGTGGACTGGGTGGTGGGCCAGATCATGGCGGCCCTGGAGCGCCGCGGCATCGCCGACGACACCCTGCTGATCTTCACCAGCGACAACGGACCGGAATGCGCCCCGGCCGCGGACGGCGGGAGCTACGAACACGCGCGCCGCCACGGCCACTACAGCATGGGAAACCTGCGCGGCGTCAAGCGCGACGTCTGGGAGGGCGGACATCGGGTCCCCTTCCTTGCCCGGTGGCCGGGTGTTGTACCCGCCGGCGCGGTCTGCGACCAGCTCACCACCCTGGGCGACTTCATGGCGACCTGCGCCGACCTGACCGACGTCGATCTAGGGGAGGACGAAGGCGAGGACAGCGTGAGCATGCTTCCGCTGTTACAGGGGAAGACCGGAGATCCGGTGCGGGATTTCGCCGTACACCACAGCTGCCACGGAACCTTCGCCATCCGCAGGGGCAACTGGGTCTTCATCGATGCGCCGGACGGAGACGACAACCGTGAACCCGACTGGTTCAAGGAGGAGCGGGGCTATACCGCCCACGACTTCCCCGGCGAACTCTTCGATCTCGACAAAGACCTGTCGGAACGGGTAAACCGGTACGGCGACCATCCCGATCTCGTCCGGGAGATGTCGCAGTTGCTGCAAAGGGTGAAGTCGGAAGACATTGTGGAAAGGCCCTCTCCCGCGAAATGA
- a CDS encoding GNAT family N-acetyltransferase yields MPDHFAGHQIHLQTARLHLRPFREADFEIAEAFYQDPEFLNAMEGEPPANPPTADSLMRVGRIMAEQGFLFAIVERASGRTIGEVCLQWMNLDRAKIPGEKVMRMPIGIWDKSLWGRGYGREVVCCLMEYAFEVLEIDRLRPLDVSVDNARSVALWRASGLRIACESSDRKLDFEITRSEYVRQRPIHPDQNP; encoded by the coding sequence ATGCCAGATCACTTTGCCGGGCACCAGATACATCTGCAAACTGCGCGCCTGCATCTTCGTCCTTTCCGGGAGGCAGATTTCGAGATCGCGGAGGCCTTCTACCAGGATCCCGAATTTCTGAATGCCATGGAAGGAGAACCGCCGGCCAATCCTCCGACGGCGGATTCGCTCATGCGGGTGGGCAGGATCATGGCAGAGCAAGGGTTTCTTTTTGCCATCGTGGAAAGGGCGAGCGGCCGGACGATCGGCGAGGTGTGCCTTCAGTGGATGAATCTGGACCGCGCAAAGATTCCGGGCGAGAAGGTGATGCGCATGCCGATCGGGATTTGGGACAAGTCCTTGTGGGGCCGAGGATATGGCAGGGAAGTAGTATGCTGTTTGATGGAGTACGCGTTTGAAGTGCTGGAAATCGACCGGCTTCGTCCCTTAGATGTTTCCGTGGACAACGCCCGTTCCGTCGCGCTATGGCGGGCCAGCGGACTGAGGATCGCCTGCGAATCGTCGGACAGAAAGCTGGATTTCGAGATCACGCGGTCGGAATATGTCCGGCAACGCCCGATTCATCCCGATCAGAATCCATAA
- a CDS encoding decarboxylase produces the protein MGDTLKVGILYPLHSAEDDYPRLAAALKPAVDVRVVHTDSPNLHRIDETQITGSREYLLAGVEELRSQDIEVCMWACTSGSFVFGVEGARRQAQDLADALGVPTSSTSLAFLSACNAVGLRKVAVAATYPEELSKAFRSFLEADGLEVVHMGCLEVWTGDESALIERDEVLRFARANDNSDAEAVLIPDTALHTVGFLSELETAVGKTVLTANQVTMWEALRLANRLTKQSGLGRLMEAIA, from the coding sequence ATGGGCGACACACTGAAGGTCGGGATACTATACCCTCTACATTCCGCGGAGGACGACTATCCTCGCCTCGCCGCCGCGTTGAAGCCCGCGGTAGATGTCCGGGTGGTCCATACCGACAGCCCGAACCTGCATCGCATCGACGAGACGCAGATCACCGGCAGCCGGGAATACCTTCTCGCCGGGGTGGAGGAGTTGCGTTCTCAAGACATTGAAGTCTGTATGTGGGCATGCACGAGCGGGAGTTTTGTCTTTGGGGTGGAAGGCGCGCGTCGCCAGGCGCAGGACCTGGCCGATGCGCTCGGCGTTCCGACATCGAGCACGTCGCTGGCGTTCTTGAGTGCCTGCAATGCCGTCGGGCTCAGAAAGGTTGCCGTCGCCGCGACCTACCCGGAAGAACTGTCAAAAGCCTTTCGCTCTTTTCTCGAGGCAGACGGCCTCGAAGTAGTCCACATGGGATGTCTCGAGGTCTGGACGGGGGATGAGTCCGCGCTCATTGAACGCGACGAGGTCCTGCGCTTCGCACGAGCTAACGATAATTCAGACGCGGAAGCAGTCCTGATTCCCGACACCGCATTGCACACCGTGGGTTTCCTGTCTGAACTCGAGACGGCAGTCGGCAAGACGGTGCTGACGGCAAACCAGGTGACGATGTGGGAAGCCCTGCGGCTTGCGAACCGTCTGACAAAGCAGTCCGGTCTGGGACGGTTGATGGAAGCCATCGCATGA
- a CDS encoding DUF3830 family protein, which translates to MDRFIEVTLRKRCVSCIARLLDDLAPRTCEAMWNALPQEGDAYHAKYASNEVYTLVPSFAPSEIGMENPTVTPITGDLLYFFFPPGAVNVPSLREAAFSTGLVDLAIFYGRDNLILSPNMGLVPGNRFGEVTENLEEMVEACTSVWREGFAGERLAFSRVA; encoded by the coding sequence ATGGATCGTTTTATTGAAGTGACCTTGAGAAAACGCTGCGTGAGTTGCATCGCGCGGTTGCTGGACGATCTCGCACCCAGAACATGCGAGGCGATGTGGAACGCCCTCCCGCAGGAGGGAGATGCCTATCACGCCAAGTACGCGAGCAACGAAGTCTATACCCTCGTCCCTTCCTTCGCGCCAAGCGAGATCGGTATGGAGAATCCCACAGTTACGCCGATCACCGGCGATCTGCTTTACTTCTTCTTTCCCCCCGGCGCCGTCAATGTGCCATCGTTGCGCGAGGCCGCGTTCAGTACGGGTCTGGTCGATCTTGCGATCTTCTACGGACGGGACAATCTGATCCTGTCGCCCAACATGGGCCTGGTCCCCGGTAATCGCTTTGGCGAGGTTACGGAGAATCTCGAGGAGATGGTGGAGGCGTGCACGAGCGTCTGGCGCGAGGGATTCGCGGGAGAGCGTCTGGCGTTCAGCCGAGTGGCGTAG